GGCCGGGCTTTTGCGCACGTATGTGATGTAACCAATCAGCGGGAGGTGCTGACCACATTCAATAAAATTAAGCACATAGATATTTTAGTCAATAATGCGGGCATTGCGCACGTCGGCAAGGTGGAAAACACATCAACGGAGGATTTTGACCGAATCCTGAACGTCAATGTCAAAGGCGTCTATAACTGCCTGTATGCAGCGGTACCTCTGATGAAAGCAAAGGGACAGGGGGTCATTCTGAATATGTCTTCTATTGCGGCGCTGGTCGGCATCACCGATCGGTTTGCGTATTCGATGAGCAAAGGGGCGGCGCAGGCCATGACCCTTTCGGTGGCGCGGGATTACCTGCATGACCATATTCGGTGCAACAGTATTTCGCCGGCCAGGGTACATACACCGTTTGTGGACGGATTCATCGCCAAAAATTACCCCGACCGGCAGGAGGAAATGGTTGAAAAACTTTCGGCATCCCAACCTATCGGGCGGATGGGTACGCCTGAAGAAGTGGCGACCCTGGCGCTGTTTCTGTGTTCGGACGAAGCAGGGTTTATTACGGGCTGCGATTATCCCATCGACGGCGGTTTTATAAAACTCAATAATTGACTGTTTTATGAATATAAATTACGTATATATATTATCGTTAGATTTAGTACAATAGGTTAGGTTGCACGGAAAGCCGCTTCGGTTTCGGGGTCGGCTTTCCTTTTTTACCGATCCATGTACACCTGAATGAGGCATAATTTAACAAATTTCCAAAGACAAAGACAGAAAAACGAAATAATCCAGGGAGCCTTGTTCGACTTATGGAAGAAAAGCTGATAAAAATGGGGGGGATGTATGAAGCCCAATGTAATGCTCTAAGTGATCTTGAGGAGGGATACGGGCCTGAAACCGGCCGTTTTCGGTATGTTCATAGTGTCATATCGATCATTGGCGGGGCTATATTCTTCGTTAGTAGGGGTAAAATCATTGATAATGCGGGTGATGATATACAAAAAGGCTACATTGTGTCAATGTTGTGCTTTTTTGTAGTTTTGTTTTTTGGCTCAAAAGGACTTCAATTTCAAACGAAATCATAACTATGCCCTTACACTACAATACCGATTATCCGTCTGTTGACGACCTGATACGCAGGGCCAAAAAACGTGTGCCCCGCTTTGCGTTTGAATATTTAGACGGAGGCTGCAATGAGGACGTGAATCTGATCAAAAATACGGCCGAGCTCAGAGAAGTGGAATTAAAACCCTATTACCTCTCCAAGCATACGGGCTCTGCCTTAAAAACCGAACTTTTCGGGCACACCTACGACGCTCCTTTTGGGATAGCTCCCATCGGATTACAGGGATTGGTGTGGCCCAATGCCCCCGAAATATTGGCAAAAGCGGCTTTACAGCATAATATCCCCTTTATTTTAAGTACCGTTTCGACTGCGAGTATTGAGCGCATCGGCGAGCTGACCGAAGGAAAATTTTGGTTTCAGTTATATCATCCCAAAGAAGATGCCTTACGGGACGACATCCTTGACCGGGCCGAAGCCGCCGGCTGTAAGGTTCTGTGTGTACTGTGCGATGTGCCGAGCTTCGGGTTTCGCCCCCGCGATATTCGTAACGGACTGGCCATGCCGCCCAAAATGTCACTGACCAATTTTTTACAGATTTTCGGCAGACCCGCCTGGGCCCTGAATACCCTCTATCATGGACAGCCCGGTTTTGCCACCATGAAAAAATACATGCCCAAAGGCCTGAATATGAAAGCGCTGGGCGCTTATATGAACCAAACGTTTTCGGGACGGGTCAACGAAGCCAAAATTGCCGCCATCCGAGATCGATGGAAAGGGAAACTGGTACTGAAAGGGGTGGCAAGCGAGGAAGATACCGAATTGGCCGTTAAACTGGGACTGGACGGGATCATTGTCTCCAATCACGGAGGCCGCCAGTTGGACGCGGGTCAATCAGCCATTAAATCGCTCAGCCCGATAGTTGAAAACTACAGGGGGAAAATCAAAATTATGATGGACAGCGGCGTTCGCTCGGGACCCGACGTAGCCCGTACCCTGGCAAGCGGCGCGGATTTTGTCTTTATGGGCCGCACCTTCATGTATGGGGTGGGTGCGCTGGGCAATGAAGGGGGCAATCATACCATCAGTATGCTGAAAGTGCAGCTACAGCAGGTCATGGAGCAGGTATGCTGTGAGCGGGTGGAAGATTTTCCGAATTTTTTGGTTTAACACCGTAATTCCCTTCTTTTATGCCCTTACTTATCACCGTTTGCGGACTTACCGTACTGGTTTTATTAATTTCCTATTTTAAAGTTCATACCTTTTTGAGCTTTATTGCCGTCTCTTTGGGGGTTGGTTTGGCCCTGAATATGAATCCGCAGGACCTGCTTAAAGCCATACAGCAGGGAATGGGGAGTACGCTGGGGTCCATTACGTCCATCATTGCACTGGGAGCAATGCTCGGCAAATTGGTCGCTCAAAGCGGTGCCGCTCAGCGTATTTCAACTCAAATGGTCAGGTTTATCGGCCCGGGGTATGTGCGTTGGGCGTTTATGATCACGGGTTTTATTGTGGGCTTACCCTTGTTTTATTCGGTCGGTTTTATGCTGTTGGCTCCGTTGGTCATTACCTTTGCCTACCGATTCAAACAGCCTGCCGTTTACATCGGCCTTCCCATGCTGGCCTCCCTTTCCGTAACGCAGGGATATTTGCCGCCGCATCCCGCTCCCTTGGCTATCGTTAAGCAGTTTGATGTAAACATGGGCTTGACCCTATTTTACGGAATCATCGTGGCCATTCCCGCCATTCTGATTTCGGGGGCGCTGTTTGGTATCACACTTAAAAAATACACGACCCTTCCCAATCCGGCATTTGTAGCCCCGGACCTTCCGGATGCACAGATACCCTCCACCTTCAGCAGCCTTTTTTCCGTGTTATTGCCTATTTTACTGATTGGCATAACGACCGTTTTTACCTCCTTCCTATCCGAAAAATCGTTTCTTTTTGAGGCACTCAGTTTCATTGGTGATCCCGTTGTCAGTATGTTTATTTCGGTATTGGCGGCCATTTATCTGTTGGGGATCAAACAAAACCGCTCAATGGCCGAGATAACGACGCTTTTGGGGGAATCGATCAAAGATGTCGCCATGCTTTTTCTGATTTTCGGGGGTGCGGGGGCGTTGAAGCAGGTCTTGTCTGACGGCGGCGTGAGTCAATCCATTGCCACCATGATGCAGCATTCTTCGCTGCACCCGCTCATTTTGGGGTGGGGCATGGCGGCCATCATTCGGGTGGCCGTAGGCTCTTCGACCGTTTCGGGGATTACGACGGCAGGGTTTATGGCACCTTTGCTGGCCACTACGCAGACCGAACCGCACCTGATGGTGTTGAGCATTGGGGCGGGGAGTATGATGTTTTCGCACGTCAACGACGCCGGCTTCTGGCTTTTTCGGGAATACTTCCAACTTTCGATGGTGGATACCCTTAAAACCTGGTCGGTGATGGAAACGCTGGTTTCGGTATCAGGTCTGTTGGGCGTGATGGTTCTGAATGCAATCATCGGTTGAAATTCAGAGCCTGTCTTTGCAAAGTATAATTTTTTCCTACTTTTGTTGATTTTAAATCAACAATCAGGAATCCGTGAACAACGCAACAGTGACCGATGAAACCCTCTGGCAGGCGGTACGGGAAGGCAGCGAAACTGCCTTTGAGGGGTTGTATCGTCGGTATTTTCAGGTGCTTTTCAGCTATGGAAAACGTATTCACCAAGACGGAGATGCGGTGAACGATGCCATTCAGGATCTGTTTGTGGATATATGGCGCAGTCGCCGTTCGTTGAGTCAGGCACAATCGGTCAGATTTTATCTGATTCGTTCGCTTCGTCGAAAAATTCACCGCTCGCTCAAACCCGATTCGTTGCATGGGGAAGAGTGGGAGAACGTGCAGGAAGCCGTTTTGCCGACGGAAGAGTCGCCCGAGTCGCTGTTTACTCATGCAGAAGACACCTTGATTCAGTCTGAAAAACTGACTGCCTGGCTGAGTCAATTGCCCCCCCGCCAAAACGAAGCACTTCTGCTTCGATATTATCACAATTTTGAGTATTCCGAAATTGCCGACATCCTGCACATCAAAGAACAGACCGCCCGTAACCTTGTGCAGAAGGCACTTCAATTGCTTCGAAAGATGGCTATTTTATTGATAGCTACAGCCTTACAATTTATTTTCTGATTTTTTAAAAATTTTCTTCGAAACAGGGGGTTGAAAGTTCGCCGAGTCGTCTCTTTCTATGCAGAAGGGGAATAGTACAATTATTTCCAAAATTATCACATGAGATACTTGCACTACAACAGCGGTGATTTTATGGAAGATGCCGACTTTCGGCAATGGGTTCAAAATCCAACGCCTGAATCAGCGGCTTTTTGGGAAGATTTTCTGCGCCGGCATCCTGAAAAAAAAACGGACATAACGGTTGCCCGAAATTGGCTGTTAGCCCTTGAAGCGCAGGTGGAAAGTGATTTTTCCACAAAGGCGGAGGAAGACTGGGTGTTTCAGCAGATACAGCGGCAAATTGTGGAGGAACAAAGAGGAGAATTCCGTCGATTGCCCGTGTGGGTTCGGTGGGCGGCCGCGGCTTCGGTGGTATTGATCATGAGCTGGTGGTTTGTCAATCGTCAAACGGCCCCTGTAGAGATGACGTACGAAGTGAACCGGGAGCAGTCCGAATCACCGTTAACGGAAAAAGTGAACGAAACGGCCAAACCCATTCTCGTTACGCTTGCCGACGGGAGTTCTATTTTTCTAAGTCCCAAAAGCAGGATCAGTTATGCCAAAACCTTCAATGAAGGCAACAAACGGGAAGTGTACCTGAGCGGCGAAGCGTTTTTTGAGGTCGCTAAAAGCCCGAATAAGCCCTTTTATGTCTATGCCAATGAGTTGGTTACCAAGGTATTGGGTACAAGCTTTAACGTAAAAGCTTTTCCGGAAGATAAAAATGTAGAAGTGAAAGTGCGCACCGGACGCGTGGCGGTTGCCGTAGCCGAGAAGATCAGTAACGGGAAAAACATCAGTAATCGAGAACGTGAGGGTATAGTATTGTTGCCCAACCAACAGGCGGTATTGTCACGCCGGGAAATCCGGTTGGTGAAGTCATTGGTAGAAAACCCTTCGCTGCTGAGTTCCTCTGCCCCCACGCCCCTGAGGTATTCTTTTGTGTTTGAAGCGGCCCGGGCGTCTGATGTTTTCAACCTGATTGAGCAGGCCTACGGGATTGATATCGTATTTGATGAAGAAATTTTTTCCAAGTGCCAGTTTACGGCTGATTTGACCGACGAGTCGCTCTACGAAAAGCTGAATATTATCTGTAAAAGTATTGAAGCCGACTATCAGATCTTAGACGCACAGATCATCATTTCCGGCAAAGGCTGTGCCGAGTAACCTATTATTCATTAAACCCAACGCTGAATGAAGTAAAACAGTACCTGATCATCCGTTAAAAAAAGAGAAGTCGGCAATGCACCACCATCACCGACTTCATAAGCCCCCATCGCGCGAACGACATCTGTAGAGTACAGATGCGGGGGTGTTTTGTCAAAATTTTGCCTTAACAAAAACATTCAAAACTATGAAAAAAAGTAACACTGCCCGTTATTGGGCGGTTAAAATCATGCAATGGTCCTTTTTACATCTGTGTATCGCCCTGATTTTTACCCATCTTTCGTTTGCGGATGATGCGGCGGCGCAGGAAGTGCTGGAGCGTCGTATTTCGATACAGGCCACCAATCAGAACTTCCATTCCGTCATTTCCGAGATTGAAAAAATAGCCGAAGTAAAGTTTTCCTACAGTCCCAATTTGATTCGGGCATCCCGCAAAATCACGGTGGCGGCTTCCCACGAAAAACTTTCGGCAGTACTGGAAAAACTGTTGGCGCCTCAAAAGTTAACGTATGAAATGGTCGGAAGACAGATCATTCTTAAACGGGAGGCAACGGAAAAAATCCATACGGGACAAGCGGACTTACCGAATGCCTCCTTACAATCATTCGACCAAACCGTGTCAGGGGTCGTCACCGACGAAAGCGGTGCCGGACTGCCCGGCGTCAGCATATTGGTCAAAGGCACCCAACGCGGTACCACGACCGACCCGAATGGCAAGTATAAAATTGATGTACCCGATGACAAAGCCGTCCTGGTATTTTCCTTTGTGGGGTATTTGTCGCAGGAGGTGCCGGTGGGAAACCAAAGTCAGATCAATGTAAGCCTCAAAGTAGATACCAAAACCTTGGATGAGGTGGTGGTAACGGCATTTGGAATTAAACGGGAACAAAAAGCGCTTGGCTATGCCTCTCAGAAAGTAAGCGGCGAACAGCTATCTGCCGTAGGGAATACTAACATTCAGAATTCATTACAAGGTAAAGCCGCCGGAGTGCAGGTTCGATTGAGCAGCGGTATGCCGGGCCGCCCCGCCCAGATTAATATCCGAGGCTCACGTTCTATCACGGGTTCCAACGAGCCACTTTATGTTATTGACGGTTTGCCCGTAGCGGCTGGGAGTCGTTCCATTGACTTTAACCCTTCGGATGTAGAGTCAATGGACATTCTAAAAGGTCCGGCAGCGGCGGCGCTATACGGAGTGCGAGCTTCAAATGGGGTAATTGTGATTACGACCAAAAGCGGAAAAAATGCCAATCGTAAGCCTACCGTTACATTTGAATCACAGTTTGCTCAGGATAACGTCAGTTATTTGCCCAAACTTCAATACGAATATGCTCAGGGGAACAATGGTGTTTTTGACCAAAATGGGTTGTTTTCATACGGGCCTAAAATCAGTACGCTCGGTATGTACACCAATACCCTTGGGGAACAGGAACAGGCCGCTTCTTACGATAATGTCAGGGAGTTTTTTGGTAATGGGCTCACTTTCAACAATAACTTAGAGATTGCCCAGGGTGGTAATTTTGGGAATTATTCAATTGGTATTGGTCGCACTGACCAAACGGGAGTGATTGCCAAAACAGGCTTACAGAGAACCAATATCAAGTTCAATGGCCTGATGACTCCTTATAAAAAGTTCAAAATCGGTCTTTCAATGAATTATGCTAACATCAACATAGATGATTTTCCTGATTTAGCGGGTAATGATAATTTTATTCGTGCTTTGTACGAAGCTCCGCCTTCCTACAATCTGAAAGGAAAACCATTTGCCTCGGCAAGTAATCCTTATCAACAGGTTCTTTTCAGAGCTACGCAAAATAATCCTTATTGGGTATTGGAAAACAATTTCCAGAACAGTAAGACTAACCGAACTTTTGGAAACCTGTTTATGGAATATCAATTGGCAAAAGGGCTAAAGGCTACTTACCGTGCGGGTCTTGATAATTACGGCACAAAAACAGAGCGTTATGATGAATTAGGTACAGGTTCTACGGGGCGAACTGCTATTCCGAGCGGTGGACAGTTTGTTCTGAATAATCTCACAGAAACTCAAATCAACTCTAACTTTTTTTTAAGTTATGATAAAAATTTAACATCTGATTTAGTGCTCAATGCGATTCTTGGAAATGAACTGTTTGATATTCGCCGCAGTAGTAGTTCTACAAGCAGCTCTAATTTGGTTACGGGTAACTGGCCAAGTATTGCCAACGGCACCACAATTGTATCAACCAATAACAACAATGCCCAGCGAGTGGTGGGTTTTTATGGCAACGTAAATCTTGGTTTCAAAGAAATGCTGTACCTTAACCTCTCGGCTCGCCAAGATTATGCATCCAATTTACCGTCCGGCAATCGCTCCTTTCTGTAT
Above is a window of Runella slithyformis DSM 19594 DNA encoding:
- a CDS encoding SDR family NAD(P)-dependent oxidoreductase, with protein sequence MFQLTNKIAVITGGGSGIGKAISLLFARQGATVHILELNVEASKEAVKQITYDGGRAFAHVCDVTNQREVLTTFNKIKHIDILVNNAGIAHVGKVENTSTEDFDRILNVNVKGVYNCLYAAVPLMKAKGQGVILNMSSIAALVGITDRFAYSMSKGAAQAMTLSVARDYLHDHIRCNSISPARVHTPFVDGFIAKNYPDRQEEMVEKLSASQPIGRMGTPEEVATLALFLCSDEAGFITGCDYPIDGGFIKLNN
- a CDS encoding alpha-hydroxy acid oxidase, coding for MPLHYNTDYPSVDDLIRRAKKRVPRFAFEYLDGGCNEDVNLIKNTAELREVELKPYYLSKHTGSALKTELFGHTYDAPFGIAPIGLQGLVWPNAPEILAKAALQHNIPFILSTVSTASIERIGELTEGKFWFQLYHPKEDALRDDILDRAEAAGCKVLCVLCDVPSFGFRPRDIRNGLAMPPKMSLTNFLQIFGRPAWALNTLYHGQPGFATMKKYMPKGLNMKALGAYMNQTFSGRVNEAKIAAIRDRWKGKLVLKGVASEEDTELAVKLGLDGIIVSNHGGRQLDAGQSAIKSLSPIVENYRGKIKIMMDSGVRSGPDVARTLASGADFVFMGRTFMYGVGALGNEGGNHTISMLKVQLQQVMEQVCCERVEDFPNFLV
- a CDS encoding gluconate:H+ symporter; the protein is MPLLITVCGLTVLVLLISYFKVHTFLSFIAVSLGVGLALNMNPQDLLKAIQQGMGSTLGSITSIIALGAMLGKLVAQSGAAQRISTQMVRFIGPGYVRWAFMITGFIVGLPLFYSVGFMLLAPLVITFAYRFKQPAVYIGLPMLASLSVTQGYLPPHPAPLAIVKQFDVNMGLTLFYGIIVAIPAILISGALFGITLKKYTTLPNPAFVAPDLPDAQIPSTFSSLFSVLLPILLIGITTVFTSFLSEKSFLFEALSFIGDPVVSMFISVLAAIYLLGIKQNRSMAEITTLLGESIKDVAMLFLIFGGAGALKQVLSDGGVSQSIATMMQHSSLHPLILGWGMAAIIRVAVGSSTVSGITTAGFMAPLLATTQTEPHLMVLSIGAGSMMFSHVNDAGFWLFREYFQLSMVDTLKTWSVMETLVSVSGLLGVMVLNAIIG
- a CDS encoding RNA polymerase sigma factor codes for the protein MNNATVTDETLWQAVREGSETAFEGLYRRYFQVLFSYGKRIHQDGDAVNDAIQDLFVDIWRSRRSLSQAQSVRFYLIRSLRRKIHRSLKPDSLHGEEWENVQEAVLPTEESPESLFTHAEDTLIQSEKLTAWLSQLPPRQNEALLLRYYHNFEYSEIADILHIKEQTARNLVQKALQLLRKMAILLIATALQFIF
- a CDS encoding FecR family protein, whose translation is MRYLHYNSGDFMEDADFRQWVQNPTPESAAFWEDFLRRHPEKKTDITVARNWLLALEAQVESDFSTKAEEDWVFQQIQRQIVEEQRGEFRRLPVWVRWAAAASVVLIMSWWFVNRQTAPVEMTYEVNREQSESPLTEKVNETAKPILVTLADGSSIFLSPKSRISYAKTFNEGNKREVYLSGEAFFEVAKSPNKPFYVYANELVTKVLGTSFNVKAFPEDKNVEVKVRTGRVAVAVAEKISNGKNISNREREGIVLLPNQQAVLSRREIRLVKSLVENPSLLSSSAPTPLRYSFVFEAARASDVFNLIEQAYGIDIVFDEEIFSKCQFTADLTDESLYEKLNIICKSIEADYQILDAQIIISGKGCAE
- a CDS encoding SusC/RagA family TonB-linked outer membrane protein, encoding MKKSNTARYWAVKIMQWSFLHLCIALIFTHLSFADDAAAQEVLERRISIQATNQNFHSVISEIEKIAEVKFSYSPNLIRASRKITVAASHEKLSAVLEKLLAPQKLTYEMVGRQIILKREATEKIHTGQADLPNASLQSFDQTVSGVVTDESGAGLPGVSILVKGTQRGTTTDPNGKYKIDVPDDKAVLVFSFVGYLSQEVPVGNQSQINVSLKVDTKTLDEVVVTAFGIKREQKALGYASQKVSGEQLSAVGNTNIQNSLQGKAAGVQVRLSSGMPGRPAQINIRGSRSITGSNEPLYVIDGLPVAAGSRSIDFNPSDVESMDILKGPAAAALYGVRASNGVIVITTKSGKNANRKPTVTFESQFAQDNVSYLPKLQYEYAQGNNGVFDQNGLFSYGPKISTLGMYTNTLGEQEQAASYDNVREFFGNGLTFNNNLEIAQGGNFGNYSIGIGRTDQTGVIAKTGLQRTNIKFNGLMTPYKKFKIGLSMNYANINIDDFPDLAGNDNFIRALYEAPPSYNLKGKPFASASNPYQQVLFRATQNNPYWVLENNFQNSKTNRTFGNLFMEYQLAKGLKATYRAGLDNYGTKTERYDELGTGSTGRTAIPSGGQFVLNNLTETQINSNFFLSYDKNLTSDLVLNAILGNELFDIRRSSSSTSSSNLVTGNWPSIANGTTIVSTNNNNAQRVVGFYGNVNLGFKEMLYLNLSARQDYASNLPSGNRSFLYPSAGLSFIITEAVPSLQNLFTFAKLRANYAEVGQLGQLFVNGVGYSAASTGFQFPYNGIAGFLPSSTSISSTLRPENTRSIELGTELRFLKNRISLDYTYFRSLSDGQIFGIPLAPSTGFSSQVNNAGKMLSRGHEIMLRLTPLKKADLNWDFNVNFSKYRTTIEELPGGLSRIELSNASGAVRLVAEKGQTYPSFFGTVYQTDPASGQIVYNSTNGFPLVNPVSQILGTPNPDFEFNFINSIRYKSLSLNFQIDWRKGGLFFSQLQAESRTRGLSAETLDRDIQQVMPGKKGKFVNGALVVEGDNDIAIYKTNPYWAAVNAVTAANLDDASFVRFRELSLNYELPLKWIQKAGMSGASIFFTGRNLFLKANTFVDPELNMTSTLSGAGTGNSVGIEWYQVPQTRSLGGGIRLKF